From one Catenuloplanes nepalensis genomic stretch:
- a CDS encoding MarR family winged helix-turn-helix transcriptional regulator, with protein sequence MPLERTSAVAGLMRAGRETSRLSTVFRSAIAEQLGLTVSDLECLDFLADAGSATAGQIAARTNLTTGAVTSMLRRLQQAGWVTADRDPADRRRVIVTLRPERSEELERPYERFAARAERLVEGYSDEEVTLLVRHYDRMRAMYLAELDDLRPPTTYHR encoded by the coding sequence ATGCCCCTCGAGCGCACGTCCGCGGTCGCCGGCCTGATGCGCGCCGGACGGGAGACCTCGCGGCTGTCCACGGTGTTCCGGTCCGCCATCGCGGAACAGCTCGGCCTCACCGTCAGCGACCTGGAGTGCCTGGACTTCCTCGCGGACGCCGGATCCGCCACCGCCGGTCAGATCGCCGCGCGGACCAACCTCACCACCGGCGCGGTGACCAGCATGCTCCGCCGCCTCCAGCAGGCCGGCTGGGTGACGGCCGACCGCGATCCGGCCGACCGGCGGCGGGTGATCGTCACGTTGCGGCCGGAGCGGAGCGAGGAGCTGGAGCGACCGTACGAACGGTTCGCCGCGCGGGCGGAGCGGCTCGTCGAGGGCTACAGCGACGAGGAGGTCACGCTGCTGGTCCGGCACTACGACCGCATGCGGGCGATGTACCTCGCCGAGCTGGACGACCTCCGGCCCCCCACTACCTACCATCGGTAA
- a CDS encoding FAD-dependent oxidoreductase yields MAISTDFSVAISGAGLSGLCLAQYLTRAGIDVHVYERDPGPFVRRQGYRIILDRHGLAALRESLPRPLYRLALTTGDEPGGHLRFTDRRLRDAFTITFKDEPHATRQVDRLTLRSILLSGLDARIHYGKAAVAVEDGGPAGLRLRFADGGTATATVVVGADGVGSALRAQIMPDAEPANTPMAGVYGRSPLHGDVIPDALRTSGVLALADRPGRAFFFTSMRFGESPREAFARLAPGSYAPTGGDYVMWGLLLRQEEVPVSARGDLLALRDLAALGSADFHPLIRRLVDTAELDATVLNLFAAGRRPGRWAVPRATMMGDAVHVMPPFGAHGGNTALRDAALLGQRLADARATGAPVEEAIAGYQDEMVRYAFGAVDRAAGLMRRLTGSAPAPHWVLTRLLPRLHPVTVPEA; encoded by the coding sequence ATGGCTATATCGACTGACTTCTCGGTGGCGATATCCGGCGCCGGACTGTCCGGCCTCTGCCTCGCCCAGTACCTCACGCGCGCCGGCATCGACGTGCACGTCTACGAGCGCGACCCCGGACCCTTCGTCCGCCGGCAGGGCTACCGGATCATCCTCGACCGGCACGGCCTCGCCGCACTGCGCGAGAGCCTGCCCCGCCCGCTGTACCGACTCGCACTGACCACCGGCGACGAACCCGGCGGGCACCTGCGTTTCACCGACCGCCGACTGCGGGACGCGTTCACCATCACCTTCAAGGACGAACCGCACGCCACCCGCCAGGTCGACCGGCTCACCCTGCGATCGATCCTGCTGTCCGGCCTGGATGCGCGCATCCACTACGGCAAGGCCGCGGTCGCGGTCGAGGACGGCGGCCCGGCCGGGCTGCGACTGCGGTTCGCCGACGGCGGGACCGCGACCGCGACCGTCGTCGTCGGCGCGGACGGCGTCGGCTCGGCGCTGCGTGCGCAGATCATGCCGGACGCGGAACCGGCGAACACCCCGATGGCCGGCGTCTACGGCCGGTCGCCCCTGCACGGTGACGTCATCCCGGACGCGCTGCGCACCAGCGGGGTCCTGGCCCTCGCCGACCGGCCGGGCCGCGCCTTCTTCTTCACCTCCATGCGGTTCGGCGAGAGCCCGCGGGAGGCGTTCGCCCGCCTGGCCCCGGGCAGCTACGCGCCCACCGGCGGCGACTACGTCATGTGGGGCCTGCTGCTGCGGCAGGAGGAGGTGCCCGTCAGCGCTCGCGGCGACCTGCTGGCACTGCGCGACCTGGCCGCCCTCGGGAGCGCGGACTTCCACCCGCTCATCCGGCGGCTGGTCGACACCGCCGAACTGGACGCCACCGTGCTCAACCTCTTCGCCGCCGGCCGCCGCCCGGGCCGGTGGGCGGTGCCGCGGGCGACGATGATGGGCGACGCCGTGCACGTCATGCCCCCGTTCGGCGCGCACGGCGGCAACACCGCGCTCCGCGACGCCGCCCTGCTCGGCCAGCGCCTGGCCGACGCCCGGGCGACCGGCGCGCCGGTGGAGGAGGCGATCGCCGGCTACCAGGACGAGATGGTGCGCTACGCGTTCGGCGCGGTCGACCGCGCGGCCGGGCTGATGCGCCGCCTCACCGGGAGCGCGCCCGCACCCCACTGGGTGCTGACCCGCCTGCTACCGCGGCTGCACCCGGTCACCGTCCCGGAGGCATGA
- a CDS encoding SRPBCC family protein yields MSPIPTGRLFGDDLVLTRTFKAPVDDVWASLTESDRTARWFGPWRGEAGSGRRIEVRMVQEEGGPWTTMTIEACEPPTRLAVSSVDDSGSWHLEMVLSERAGVTELRFTQHLTGTESVGEVGAGWEFYLDALVASRDGGPAPVFDDYYPAMREHFESQRP; encoded by the coding sequence ATGAGCCCGATTCCGACCGGCCGGCTGTTCGGCGACGACCTGGTGCTCACCCGCACGTTCAAGGCGCCGGTGGATGACGTGTGGGCAAGTCTGACCGAGTCCGACCGTACGGCGCGATGGTTCGGTCCCTGGCGCGGTGAAGCCGGGTCGGGGCGGCGGATCGAGGTGCGGATGGTGCAGGAGGAGGGCGGGCCCTGGACGACGATGACGATCGAGGCGTGTGAGCCGCCGACACGGCTGGCGGTGTCGTCGGTGGACGACAGCGGCAGCTGGCACCTGGAGATGGTGCTCAGCGAGCGGGCCGGGGTGACGGAGCTGCGGTTCACCCAGCATCTGACCGGCACCGAGAGCGTGGGGGAGGTCGGCGCGGGCTGGGAGTTCTACCTCGATGCGCTGGTCGCGTCGCGCGACGGCGGCCCGGCACCGGTGTTCGACGACTACTACCCGGCGATGAGGGAGCACTTCGAGTCACAGCGGCCCTGA
- a CDS encoding metalloregulator ArsR/SmtB family transcription factor, producing the protein MDEVAAAIADPVRREILLMLRDESLSAGQVAERFEISRPAVSRHLRVLREAGLVRDAADGRRRVYTLVTAPLEGLSEWLGRLTAPRGWEHRLDALETEVHRARRDRRRPSEEGKTA; encoded by the coding sequence GTGGACGAGGTGGCGGCCGCGATCGCCGATCCGGTGCGGCGGGAGATCCTGCTGATGCTCCGGGACGAGTCGCTGTCGGCCGGGCAGGTCGCGGAGCGGTTCGAGATCAGCCGGCCCGCGGTGAGCCGGCACCTGCGGGTGCTGCGCGAGGCGGGGCTGGTGCGCGATGCCGCCGACGGTCGCCGCCGCGTCTACACACTGGTCACCGCGCCGCTGGAAGGGCTGAGCGAGTGGCTGGGGCGGTTGACAGCGCCGCGTGGCTGGGAGCACCGGCTCGACGCGCTGGAGACCGAGGTGCACCGCGCGCGCCGCGACCGGCGGCGCCCGTCCGAGGAGGGGAAGACCGCATGA
- a CDS encoding DedA family protein has protein sequence MTIEGLWQTDLIGLISPVMTGPLLYPVLIALGALDGIVPIIPSEAVLITAGLFSRTGTPLLLLVVLASAAGVMLGDHLVYALSRSTFGPRLLGRFPRVSAAVDAGGRQLERRAGRVIVISRFVPGGRVTTNIACGTTRLPLSRFTPASAIAALAWAAYHGGLGVLGGAAFIQNPLFGLLLCLAVSCLAGGAVPLARRLLTRRATRPGPRAGSEAPVVVRTGGAPIRQSTLVDGRARSVNGIWRATAANERQDARRLTGASENVRLPARLRASPSLPPHDREHGTANKAHPRAGTTPQRTRVARRGMLWAQVPRSRPAAGASEAGKRNRLVTLSGWTRWRPRSPIRCGGRSC, from the coding sequence GTGACCATCGAGGGCCTGTGGCAGACGGACCTGATCGGCCTGATCAGCCCGGTGATGACCGGACCACTGCTGTACCCGGTGCTGATCGCGCTCGGCGCCCTGGACGGCATCGTGCCGATCATCCCGTCCGAGGCCGTGCTGATCACGGCCGGCCTCTTCTCCCGCACCGGCACCCCGTTGCTGCTGCTGGTCGTCCTGGCGTCCGCGGCCGGCGTGATGCTCGGCGACCACCTCGTCTACGCGCTGAGCCGCAGCACGTTCGGCCCCCGGCTGCTCGGCCGGTTCCCGCGGGTCAGCGCCGCGGTCGACGCCGGCGGACGGCAGCTCGAGCGCCGGGCCGGCCGGGTCATCGTGATCTCCCGTTTCGTGCCCGGCGGCCGGGTGACGACGAACATCGCCTGCGGCACCACGAGGCTGCCACTGTCCCGCTTCACCCCGGCCTCGGCGATCGCGGCTCTCGCCTGGGCGGCGTACCACGGCGGCCTCGGCGTGCTCGGCGGCGCCGCCTTCATCCAGAACCCGCTGTTCGGCCTGCTCCTCTGCCTGGCCGTGTCCTGCCTGGCCGGCGGCGCCGTGCCCCTGGCCCGACGCCTGCTCACCCGCCGTGCCACCCGTCCCGGCCCACGGGCCGGAAGCGAAGCGCCGGTCGTGGTCAGGACCGGTGGAGCGCCGATCCGTCAGTCGACCCTGGTGGACGGGCGAGCCCGATCGGTGAACGGCATCTGGCGTGCCACGGCCGCGAACGAACGGCAAGACGCTCGGCGCCTGACCGGCGCGTCCGAAAACGTCCGGCTGCCGGCCCGGCTCCGCGCATCGCCGTCGCTGCCACCGCACGACCGAGAACACGGAACTGCGAACAAGGCACACCCCCGCGCGGGTACGACCCCGCAGCGCACCCGCGTCGCCCGGCGCGGCATGTTGTGGGCTCAGGTGCCGCGGTCGAGGCCGGCAGCGGGCGCGTCGGAGGCCGGAAAGCGTAACCGATTGGTTACGCTTTCCGGGTGGACGAGGTGGCGGCCGCGATCGCCGATCCGGTGCGGCGGGAGATCCTGCTGA
- a CDS encoding ester cyclase has translation MKSNEAVVREAYRLAEGNVLDGHGFRSLFTEEGTFNDMPNSLTLRGDQIPQALTGLASVFPDIHRELLEVHAIGDVVAVELRIQGTHLGGFPTPAGEIPPTGNRIDVPTADLWYLREGKIERFNCYNAANVLLAQVGATPDFKSAIEAATAVATGA, from the coding sequence ATGAAGAGCAACGAAGCGGTTGTACGTGAGGCATACCGGCTGGCGGAAGGGAACGTCCTCGACGGACATGGCTTCCGCTCCTTGTTCACCGAGGAGGGAACGTTCAACGACATGCCGAATTCCCTAACCCTCCGCGGCGACCAGATTCCTCAGGCGCTGACGGGTCTCGCCAGCGTTTTCCCCGACATCCACCGTGAACTGCTCGAAGTGCACGCCATCGGTGATGTCGTCGCCGTCGAACTGCGCATTCAGGGAACGCACCTCGGCGGGTTCCCGACCCCGGCCGGCGAAATCCCGCCGACCGGTAACCGTATCGACGTGCCGACGGCTGACCTCTGGTACCTCCGTGAGGGAAAGATCGAACGGTTCAACTGCTACAACGCGGCGAATGTGCTGCTCGCCCAGGTCGGCGCCACCCCCGACTTCAAGTCGGCGATCGAGGCCGCCACAGCAGTCGCCACCGGGGCGTAA
- a CDS encoding SDR family NAD(P)-dependent oxidoreductase, giving the protein MDLQLSGKTAFISGSSRGIGYAVAKALAAEGVDVVLNGRDPVRLAERVDALRREVPGVSVTGVPADFTLAEDVDRLCDRIPDVDILINNVGLFELKQFGEISDEDWRRYFEVNVLGGVRLARRLLPAMLDRGWGRIVFVSSESGVNIPADMIHYGTSKTAMLSVGNGLAKLTKGTAVTVNSVLGGPTYSDGVADTVRTIAAAQSLPEEQMKAAIIGANQTSLLGRFIEPGEIANAVTFLASPAASAINGAAVRVDGGVLTTLL; this is encoded by the coding sequence GTGGACCTGCAACTGAGCGGCAAGACCGCGTTCATCAGCGGATCGAGCCGGGGCATCGGCTACGCCGTCGCGAAGGCCCTGGCGGCCGAGGGTGTCGACGTGGTGCTCAACGGCCGCGATCCGGTGAGGCTGGCCGAACGGGTCGACGCGCTGCGTCGTGAGGTGCCCGGCGTATCCGTGACCGGCGTGCCCGCGGACTTCACGCTCGCGGAGGACGTGGACCGGCTCTGCGACCGCATACCCGACGTCGACATCCTCATCAACAATGTCGGGCTCTTCGAGCTCAAGCAGTTCGGGGAGATCTCCGACGAGGACTGGCGGCGCTACTTCGAGGTCAACGTGCTGGGCGGCGTCCGGCTCGCCCGGCGGCTGCTGCCGGCGATGCTGGATCGCGGCTGGGGGCGCATCGTCTTCGTCAGCAGCGAGTCGGGCGTCAACATCCCCGCCGACATGATCCACTACGGCACGTCGAAGACGGCGATGCTGTCGGTCGGCAACGGTCTGGCGAAGCTCACGAAGGGGACCGCGGTGACCGTCAACTCGGTACTCGGCGGCCCGACCTACTCCGACGGCGTCGCCGACACGGTCAGGACCATAGCCGCCGCACAGTCACTGCCGGAGGAGCAGATGAAGGCGGCGATCATCGGCGCCAACCAGACCTCGCTGCTCGGGCGCTTCATCGAACCCGGGGAGATCGCGAACGCGGTGACCTTCCTCGCCAGTCCCGCCGCATCCGCGATCAACGGCGCCGCCGTGCGGGTCGACGGAGGCGTGCTGACCACGCTGCTGTGA
- a CDS encoding WD40 repeat domain-containing protein, which produces MLVIGTATHTGPTLTSVPAAARSAEAVAAALIEAGRVPPERVTLLIDPATGPVLAAAIAEAVTSATTALVVYFVGHGLLGPRDELYLAAAGTDRLRPGTAATDALPFSAVQDAVRHFRGPAVIVLDCCYSGRAKLPGGVRLAAAGFSPPVADGAYLVASAERLALAPEKAELTAFSGAFVDLLRRGDPLSPRRLTLDRIFARLAERLRADGAPSPRREVRDDAGTLTIALNAAHPAPAVDDDEPTRDDRPSPYPGLRSFGPGDAALFRGRERAVALLLERCGLALTAGAPLVVVAASGTGKTSLLLAGLLPALHRGAGRGPLIGAAGWPHLVLTPGEHPVDLLVTRLRTAANEPEDSAEGVRAEPEAAVRLAAQARAGLGAERMVLVVDQLEQLFTLCHDPAERAAFLTAVTAIAAAGDLVVAALRADFFAAAVEQPTLAAALADHQVLLPAMTTAELREAIEGPAADTGLRLDDGLAETMLTEMGMLEAGTGGTARLPLLSHALWATWLGRRGDRLTLAGYRARGGITVAIKNSADEAYDGLAAAEREALRRMLPRLVVIADDGPDTTRPATREDLLAGLPDRAAAERALEVFTAARLVTTDRDTVRLSHEALLTAWPRLRGWLDGDRDWLRVRQRLGADARAWRDSGRDVALLYRGSRLAAVPDTGDGRGLAGLEAEFVALSHRQQRRGARIRTTLIAVLSALLVLAVVAASAAVVFQQRAVERQRSAVARLLAEESGRLAERTPGLAAQLAMVAYRLDPEIGAGAVLARQTNPGQLHADGPVYDLAASTDGRVMAYTAGARLVLWDPFARVRLAELTGLFAVPVAVSGDGRLLAAGIGNEIPPGTVRLDDVPRPQVRLWDLTDPRHPRPGVTLPAGPTVSAVALSGDGKLLVAAGTDGLVRRWDLGDPAKPRELPSLGPAAGPVVSVAISPDGRLIAAASADGPVRLWDSRDRGGATGPAVIPAPPSTDGIVMVVRHRVAFDTTGAHLVTVAGQEGAQFPRIWRLTDPARPKAITDGFERAGPPPCGTIMSLTPSQNLNFVLAGCDAARLATWRHDPAQTGDARLLLVGRDDDDIAPQDALGAAIILPRAATAGRPVVAAPGERGVVHWDLTDAWQPGAATTLPGAGVLVGTARFSPTTRLLADATISGTRLWRLDDLTRPVLAGEIGPLGRGPAPEDYLHTAFRPDGSLIAVPRARSSPPRIDLIPTADPGGAPAGTLSLSSGVAGAQFSPDGRLLAVIDRALGDRPQNAPQPAEPRLRIFDVSTASTPREVPALPVNAAGLAFSPNGRLLAVFGDARVELWDITTPDRPLVVSRQALQPGAAPSSAGVFTPDGRTLVLGDRSPFVQLIPVDERGGLGPPTTVLTRSGQGNVGLAVSPDGRLLAAPGAATDPEVDLWSIADPGSPRRISTLDVGISPMHIGFSHDSRLLAVRTEQGTDIWSLDPEQVAGNLCAGMGEPVSAEQWAQHVPDLPYDPPC; this is translated from the coding sequence GTGCTGGTCATCGGCACCGCCACGCACACCGGGCCGACGCTCACCTCCGTGCCGGCCGCCGCGCGCAGCGCCGAGGCGGTCGCGGCGGCGCTCATCGAGGCCGGGCGCGTTCCGCCGGAGCGGGTGACACTGCTGATCGACCCGGCGACCGGCCCGGTGCTGGCGGCCGCGATCGCGGAGGCGGTGACGTCGGCGACGACCGCGCTGGTCGTCTACTTCGTCGGGCACGGTCTGCTCGGGCCGCGCGACGAGCTCTACCTGGCCGCCGCCGGCACCGATCGGCTGCGGCCCGGGACGGCCGCGACCGACGCGCTGCCGTTCTCGGCGGTGCAGGACGCGGTGCGGCATTTCCGCGGGCCCGCGGTGATCGTGCTGGACTGCTGCTATTCGGGCCGGGCCAAGCTGCCCGGCGGGGTGCGGCTGGCCGCCGCGGGGTTCAGTCCCCCGGTCGCCGACGGTGCGTACCTGGTCGCCTCGGCGGAACGGCTGGCGCTGGCACCGGAGAAGGCGGAGCTGACCGCGTTCTCCGGCGCGTTCGTGGACCTGCTGCGGCGCGGCGACCCGCTCTCCCCGCGCCGGCTGACGCTCGATCGGATCTTCGCCCGGCTGGCCGAGCGGCTGCGGGCGGACGGTGCGCCGTCGCCGCGCCGGGAGGTCCGCGACGACGCCGGCACGCTGACCATCGCGCTCAACGCCGCCCACCCGGCCCCGGCCGTGGACGACGACGAGCCGACGCGGGACGACCGGCCGAGCCCGTACCCCGGATTGCGGTCTTTCGGTCCGGGTGACGCGGCGCTGTTCCGCGGCAGGGAACGGGCGGTGGCGTTGCTGTTGGAGCGGTGCGGCCTGGCGCTGACGGCCGGTGCGCCGCTGGTGGTGGTCGCGGCGTCCGGGACCGGGAAGACGTCGCTGCTGCTCGCGGGCCTGCTGCCGGCGCTGCACCGGGGTGCGGGCCGTGGGCCGCTGATCGGCGCCGCCGGGTGGCCGCACCTGGTGCTGACGCCCGGCGAGCACCCGGTGGACCTGCTCGTCACCCGTCTCCGCACCGCCGCGAACGAGCCGGAAGACTCCGCCGAGGGGGTACGGGCCGAGCCGGAGGCCGCGGTCCGGCTCGCCGCGCAGGCGCGGGCGGGTCTGGGCGCGGAGCGGATGGTGCTGGTCGTGGACCAGCTGGAGCAACTGTTCACGCTCTGCCACGACCCGGCGGAACGGGCCGCGTTCCTCACCGCGGTGACCGCGATCGCCGCCGCCGGGGACCTGGTCGTGGCCGCGCTGCGGGCCGACTTCTTCGCCGCGGCCGTCGAGCAGCCCACGCTGGCCGCGGCCCTCGCCGACCACCAGGTGCTGCTGCCGGCGATGACCACCGCGGAACTGCGCGAGGCGATCGAAGGGCCGGCCGCGGACACCGGCCTGCGGCTCGACGACGGGCTCGCCGAGACGATGCTGACCGAGATGGGGATGCTGGAGGCGGGCACGGGCGGGACCGCGCGGCTGCCACTGCTGTCGCACGCGCTGTGGGCGACCTGGCTGGGCCGCCGCGGTGACCGGCTGACGCTGGCCGGATACCGGGCACGCGGCGGCATCACGGTGGCGATCAAGAACAGTGCCGACGAGGCGTACGACGGGCTGGCCGCCGCTGAGCGGGAGGCGTTGCGCCGGATGCTGCCCCGGCTGGTCGTCATCGCCGACGACGGGCCCGACACCACCCGCCCGGCAACCCGGGAGGACCTGCTCGCGGGCCTGCCGGACCGGGCGGCGGCGGAACGGGCGCTGGAGGTGTTCACCGCCGCGCGGCTGGTCACCACGGACCGGGACACGGTGCGGCTGAGCCACGAGGCGCTGCTGACCGCGTGGCCACGGCTGCGCGGATGGCTGGACGGCGACCGGGACTGGCTGCGGGTCCGGCAGCGGCTCGGCGCCGACGCGCGGGCCTGGCGGGACTCCGGGCGCGACGTCGCACTGCTGTACCGGGGCAGCCGGCTGGCCGCGGTCCCGGACACCGGTGACGGGCGCGGGCTCGCCGGCCTGGAGGCGGAGTTCGTCGCGCTGTCGCACCGGCAGCAGCGGCGCGGGGCCCGGATCCGGACCACGCTGATCGCGGTGCTGTCTGCGCTGCTGGTGCTGGCCGTGGTCGCCGCGTCGGCCGCCGTGGTGTTCCAGCAGCGGGCGGTGGAACGGCAGCGATCGGCGGTGGCGCGCCTGCTGGCGGAGGAGTCCGGCCGGCTCGCCGAACGGACTCCCGGCCTGGCGGCGCAGCTGGCCATGGTCGCGTACCGGCTGGATCCGGAGATCGGGGCCGGGGCGGTCCTGGCCCGGCAGACGAACCCGGGACAGTTGCACGCGGACGGCCCGGTCTACGACCTGGCCGCGTCCACGGACGGGCGGGTGATGGCGTACACCGCCGGTGCGCGGCTCGTGCTGTGGGATCCGTTCGCGCGGGTACGGCTCGCGGAGCTGACCGGGCTCTTCGCGGTCCCGGTGGCGGTCAGCGGGGACGGGCGGCTGCTGGCGGCCGGGATCGGGAACGAGATCCCGCCCGGGACGGTGCGGCTCGACGACGTACCCCGGCCGCAGGTGCGGCTCTGGGATCTCACCGACCCGCGTCACCCGCGCCCGGGAGTGACCCTGCCGGCCGGGCCGACGGTCAGTGCGGTCGCGCTCAGCGGCGACGGAAAGCTGCTGGTCGCGGCCGGGACCGACGGCCTGGTCCGGCGCTGGGACCTGGGGGATCCGGCGAAGCCGCGGGAACTGCCGTCGCTCGGCCCGGCGGCCGGCCCGGTCGTGTCGGTCGCGATCTCGCCGGACGGGCGGCTGATCGCCGCGGCGTCGGCCGACGGCCCGGTCCGGCTGTGGGATTCGCGAGACCGCGGCGGCGCGACCGGGCCGGCCGTGATCCCGGCGCCGCCGTCGACGGACGGCATCGTCATGGTCGTCCGGCACCGGGTGGCCTTCGACACCACCGGCGCGCACCTGGTCACGGTGGCCGGACAGGAGGGCGCGCAGTTCCCGAGGATCTGGCGGCTGACCGACCCGGCCCGGCCGAAGGCGATCACCGACGGCTTCGAGCGGGCAGGTCCGCCGCCGTGCGGCACGATCATGTCGCTGACGCCGAGCCAGAACCTGAACTTCGTGCTGGCCGGGTGCGACGCCGCGCGGCTGGCCACCTGGCGGCACGACCCGGCGCAGACCGGCGACGCCCGCCTGCTTCTGGTCGGCCGGGACGACGATGACATCGCGCCCCAGGACGCGCTCGGCGCCGCGATCATCCTGCCTCGGGCGGCGACCGCCGGGCGTCCGGTGGTCGCCGCCCCCGGCGAGCGCGGTGTCGTCCACTGGGACCTGACCGACGCCTGGCAGCCCGGGGCGGCGACCACCCTGCCAGGCGCCGGTGTGCTCGTCGGCACGGCACGGTTCTCGCCCACGACACGGCTGCTGGCCGACGCGACGATCTCCGGCACCCGGCTCTGGCGGCTCGACGACCTCACCCGTCCTGTACTCGCCGGCGAGATCGGTCCGCTCGGCCGGGGTCCGGCGCCCGAGGACTACCTGCACACCGCGTTCCGGCCGGACGGATCACTGATCGCGGTGCCGCGCGCACGGAGCAGCCCGCCGCGGATCGACCTGATCCCGACCGCCGACCCGGGCGGCGCTCCCGCCGGCACGCTGAGCCTGTCGTCCGGAGTGGCCGGGGCGCAGTTCAGCCCGGACGGGCGGCTGCTTGCCGTGATCGACCGGGCCCTCGGCGACCGGCCACAGAATGCGCCGCAGCCCGCCGAACCGCGGCTGCGCATCTTCGACGTCTCCACGGCCAGCACACCCCGGGAGGTGCCGGCCCTGCCGGTGAATGCGGCCGGGCTGGCGTTCTCCCCGAACGGGCGACTGCTGGCCGTCTTCGGCGACGCCCGGGTTGAGCTGTGGGACATCACCACCCCGGACCGGCCCCTCGTTGTCTCCCGCCAGGCCCTGCAGCCGGGAGCGGCCCCGTCGTCCGCCGGAGTGTTCACACCGGACGGCCGCACCCTGGTGCTGGGTGACAGAAGCCCTTTCGTCCAGCTCATCCCGGTCGACGAACGCGGCGGGCTGGGCCCGCCCACCACCGTGCTGACCCGGTCGGGGCAGGGCAACGTCGGTCTCGCCGTCAGCCCGGACGGCCGGCTGCTGGCCGCGCCCGGCGCCGCCACCGACCCCGAGGTCGACCTGTGGTCGATCGCCGACCCGGGAAGCCCGCGCCGGATCTCGACGCTCGACGTGGGCATCAGCCCGATGCACATCGGCTTCAGCCACGACAGCCGCCTGCTGGCGGTCCGGACCGAGCAGGGAACGGACATCTGGTCGCTGGACCCGGAGCAGGTCGCCGGAAACCTGTGCGCCGGCATGGGCGAGCCGGTCAGCGCTGAGCAGTGGGCTCAGCACGTGCCGGACCTGCCCTATGACCCGCCCTGCTGA
- a CDS encoding effector-associated constant component EACC1, which yields MDSVALVSLSEPSEELRDLLGWLGEEPELRGRVTPVEHAPLPGTLGPWLEAVAIAVAPGGVAAVLASAVITWLRNRHSDVTVRIETPDGAVIEVDAKRIDALKSGELIAEVQRITRSLELPAGGGQQGGS from the coding sequence GTGGATTCTGTCGCGCTGGTCAGCCTGTCCGAGCCATCCGAGGAGCTGCGTGACCTGCTGGGCTGGCTGGGGGAGGAGCCCGAGCTGCGCGGCCGGGTGACGCCGGTCGAGCATGCGCCGTTGCCGGGGACGCTGGGGCCGTGGCTGGAGGCGGTCGCGATCGCGGTCGCACCCGGCGGGGTCGCGGCGGTGCTGGCCTCCGCGGTGATCACGTGGCTGCGTAACCGGCACTCCGACGTGACCGTGCGGATCGAGACGCCGGACGGCGCGGTCATCGAGGTCGACGCGAAGCGGATCGATGCGCTCAAGTCCGGCGAGCTGATCGCCGAGGTGCAGCGGATCACGCGGTCGCTGGAACTGCCGGCCGGCGGTGGTCAGCAGGGCGGGTCATAG
- a CDS encoding cupin domain-containing protein: MKAYGRGARSDVPRSRPRRTAWCSRRTSAGRARSVSPAPSRSPTGRCRRSPETGGTQSAMFQSLPEIVSLPAHPDRYPGLQTSIDLVRAEIAGDAYGTDLVLPALLDVLFVHLVRLRH; encoded by the coding sequence ATGAAAGCCTATGGCCGCGGCGCCCGCAGCGACGTCCCCCGATCACGGCCGCGACGAACAGCTTGGTGCTCCCGGCGCACCTCGGCGGGGCGGGCACGCTCCGTGTCACCGGCGCCTTCTCGATCACCGACCGGGCGCTGCCGCCGGTCGCCTGAAACGGGTGGGACACAATCCGCCATGTTCCAGAGCCTTCCGGAGATCGTCAGCCTCCCCGCCCACCCGGACCGCTACCCCGGCCTGCAAACATCGATCGATCTGGTACGCGCCGAGATCGCCGGCGACGCGTACGGGACGGATCTGGTCCTGCCCGCCCTGCTGGACGTGCTCTTCGTCCACCTGGTCCGCCTCCGCCACTGA